The Setaria italica strain Yugu1 chromosome IX, Setaria_italica_v2.0, whole genome shotgun sequence genome has a window encoding:
- the LOC101776741 gene encoding uncharacterized protein LOC101776741 isoform X2 — MRIRKRTPARAADPGPATALSASPPSSQPLLHHPKERSREEDETDEKRVILVAGVRVQEEEGDRVPAAAASNDSAMDDDVPKPQPQPQGARCSRNDGKRWRCKGAAVPGYLFCDRHIAWSSRKRKPRPRKHEQQQHGSGGLGPPTAKGDVASAEEDTPELGHDGGFQKRAKGGETWPAA; from the exons ATGAGGATCCGGAAGCGCACCCCGGCCAGGGCCGCCGACCCGGGGCCCGCGACGGCgctctccgcctcgccgccgagtTCCCAGCCACTGCTGCACCACCCCAAG GAGAGATCCCGCGAGGAGGACGAGACGGACGAGAAGCGGGTGATCCTGGTCGCCGGGGTCCGAGTCCAGGAAGAAGAGGGCGACcgggtccccgccgccgccgcgtccaacGATAG CGCGATGGACGACGACGTGCccaagccgcagccgcagccgcagggcGCCCGGTGCAGCCGGAACGACGGCAAGCGGTGGCGCTGCAAGGGCGCGGCGGTGCCGGGGTACCTGTTCTGCGACCGCCACATCGCGTGGTCTTCACGCAAGCGCAAGCCCAGGCCCAGGAagcacgagcagcagcagcacggcagcggcggcctggGACCCCCTACCGCGAAGGGCGATGTGGCGTCGGCAGAGGAGGATACGCCTGAGCTGGGGCACGACGGCGGGTTCCAGAAGCGGGCGAAGGGCGGCGAGACCTGGCCAGCGGCCTGA
- the LOC101776741 gene encoding uncharacterized protein LOC101776741 isoform X1 gives MRIRKRTPARAADPGPATALSASPPSSQPLLHHPKERSREEDETDEKRVILVAGVRVQEEEGDRVPAAAASNDSSAMDDDVPKPQPQPQGARCSRNDGKRWRCKGAAVPGYLFCDRHIAWSSRKRKPRPRKHEQQQHGSGGLGPPTAKGDVASAEEDTPELGHDGGFQKRAKGGETWPAA, from the exons ATGAGGATCCGGAAGCGCACCCCGGCCAGGGCCGCCGACCCGGGGCCCGCGACGGCgctctccgcctcgccgccgagtTCCCAGCCACTGCTGCACCACCCCAAG GAGAGATCCCGCGAGGAGGACGAGACGGACGAGAAGCGGGTGATCCTGGTCGCCGGGGTCCGAGTCCAGGAAGAAGAGGGCGACcgggtccccgccgccgccgcgtccaacGATAG CAGCGCGATGGACGACGACGTGCccaagccgcagccgcagccgcagggcGCCCGGTGCAGCCGGAACGACGGCAAGCGGTGGCGCTGCAAGGGCGCGGCGGTGCCGGGGTACCTGTTCTGCGACCGCCACATCGCGTGGTCTTCACGCAAGCGCAAGCCCAGGCCCAGGAagcacgagcagcagcagcacggcagcggcggcctggGACCCCCTACCGCGAAGGGCGATGTGGCGTCGGCAGAGGAGGATACGCCTGAGCTGGGGCACGACGGCGGGTTCCAGAAGCGGGCGAAGGGCGGCGAGACCTGGCCAGCGGCCTGA
- the LOC101778113 gene encoding rubisco accumulation factor 1, chloroplastic-like, with protein MLSLSHPHTHPAAAPRHQRAPRPAVAATPASCRRRASHIAASAILLPGGGSTGGRGDRKLPFTPPPMAPPGQLYQPFHPPPSPLPSKFRTLDLTQRLEVLRERLGQWHEYAPLISALSRDGFTPSSIEEATSITGVEQNCLVVASQVRDSLLSETAAFPPDLLPYFDSYGGPDLLYELRFLNARQRADAAKHAIDYRLEPKGVRELARSMKDFPRRRAVDEGWEAFDGASPGDCLAFARFRQSREAIDVDDRIAELNRALQVVATETARARLELEMERARKKAAGEEVEEGEDDTASRPAVNVVRLQYGEVAEASTVLLLPVVRETDGVAAMESAPRRTKTDVDLGIVEVDKAWARWAVVPGWGPVAAAAEEAVAIELADGRRLPWRTAEEEPVLVIANRGQKEVAEQGSYVLEKEGRLVVERGRKLAEQGITVAAAEVLIVVRPPRDEDEMISDEEWD; from the coding sequence AtgctctccctctcccacccGCACACGcaccccgccgcggcgccgcggcaccagcgcgcgccccgccccgccgtcgCGGCCACCCCCGcgtcgtgccgccgccgcgccagccACATCGCCGCGAGCGCAATCctgctccccggcggcggcagcacgggcggccgcggcgaccggAAGCTCCCCTTCACCCCTCCCCCGATGGCTCCGCCGGGCCAGCTCTACcagcccttccacccgccgccgtccccgcttCCGTCCAAGTTCCGCACCCTCGACCTCACCCAGCGCCTCGAGGTCCTTCGCGAGCGCCTGGGCCAGTGGCACGAGTACGCGCCCCTCATCTCCGCGCTCTCCCGCGACGGCTTCACCCCGTCCTCCATCGAGGAGGCCACGAGCATCACCGGCGTCGAGCAGAACTGCCTCGTCGTCGCGTCCCAGGTCCGCGACTCGCTCCTCAGCGAGACGGCCGCGTTCCCTCCCGACCTGCTTCCCTACTTCGACTCCTACGGCGGGCCCGACCTGCTCTACGAGCTCCGCTTCCTCAACGCGCGCCAGCGCGCCGACGCCGCGAAGCACGCCATCGACTACCGCCTCGAGCCCAAGGGCGTGCGGGAGCTGGCGCGCTCCATGAAGGacttcccgcgccgccgcgcggtggACGAAGGATGGGAGGCCTTCGACGGCGCGTCCCCGGGGGACTGCCTCGCCTTCGCGCGCTTCCGCCAGTCGCGGGAGGCCATCGACGTGGATGACCGCATCGCCGAGCTCAACCGCGCGCTGCAGGTCGTGGCCACCGAGACGGCCAGGGCGCGTCTTGAGCTCGAGATGGAGCGCGCCAGGAAGAaggccgccggggaggaggtggaggagggcgaggacgaCACCGCCTCGCGACCCGCCGTCAACGTGGTGCGGCTCCAGTACGGCGAGGTCGCCGAGGCGTCcaccgtgctgctgctgccggtggTGAGGGAGACGGACGGCGTCGCGGCCATGGAGTCCGCGCCCAGGCGGACCAAGACGGACGTCGACCTCGGGATCGTGGAGGTGGACAAGGCGTGGGCGCGCTGGGCCGTCGTGCCCGGATGGGGCcccgtcgccgcggccgcggaggaggcggtcgcGATCGAGCTGGCCGACGGGCGCAGGCTGCCGTGGCGGAcggccgaggaggagccggTGCTGGTCATTGCCAACCGGGGCCAGAAGGAGGTGGCGGAGCAGGGGAGCTACGTCCTCGAGAAGGAAGGCCGGCTTGTGGTGGAGAGGGGGAGAAAGCTGGCTGAGCAGGGCATCACCGTCGCAGCCGCCGAGGTGTTGATCGTTGTCCGGCCGCCCAGGGATGAGGACGAAATGATCAGCGACGAGGAGTGGGACTAA